From a single Sporosarcina oncorhynchi genomic region:
- a CDS encoding DMT family transporter translates to MLVWGLNLPLLKYMLTFMNPVTMTAFRILTAGITVFIILSAFKLVRLPTKKEWTYIIGGAALNVVMHHYFLNMGLFRTTGTNAGLILGTGPVLTAILTALILRNYPTKIQWLGAITGFIGIGSVVLAGDQGLSGLKIGDGFIFLAILAQVFSFLIIAKAAKTLDPRLLTAYMLTTGSLLLIIISFIQEPGEIVKFTTVPPSFWAAFAASAILGTAVGHMLYNYSLGKVGPSKAAIFMNLNTLFSLIGSALFLGEIITSRHLIGFALIIIGVILGSGAAEDLWKKRKKKREVEA, encoded by the coding sequence ATGCTCGTCTGGGGACTAAACCTCCCCCTACTCAAATACATGCTCACATTCATGAATCCCGTCACCATGACAGCATTCCGCATCCTAACAGCCGGAATCACCGTCTTCATCATCCTAAGCGCATTCAAACTCGTCCGACTCCCAACAAAAAAAGAATGGACATACATCATCGGAGGAGCCGCACTCAACGTCGTCATGCACCACTACTTCCTCAACATGGGACTCTTCCGCACAACCGGCACAAACGCAGGCCTCATCCTAGGAACCGGCCCCGTCCTAACAGCCATCCTAACCGCACTCATCCTGCGAAACTACCCGACCAAAATCCAATGGCTCGGCGCCATCACAGGCTTCATCGGCATCGGATCCGTCGTCCTCGCAGGCGACCAAGGACTATCCGGCCTCAAAATAGGCGACGGCTTCATATTTCTCGCCATCCTTGCCCAAGTCTTTTCGTTTTTGATAATCGCGAAGGCGGCAAAGACGCTTGACCCAAGGCTTCTCACCGCGTACATGTTAACGACGGGAAGTCTCCTACTCATCATCATCAGCTTCATCCAAGAACCCGGCGAAATCGTCAAATTTACAACAGTTCCACCGTCATTCTGGGCAGCCTTCGCCGCCAGTGCCATTCTCGGAACTGCAGTCGGGCACATGCTCTACAACTATTCACTTGGAAAAGTCGGCCCATCCAAAGCCGCCATCTTCATGAACTTGAACACATTGTTCTCTCTCATCGGATCCGCACTCTTCCTAGGAGAAATCATCACAAGCCGTCACCTGATCGGTTTCGCACTCATCATCATCGGCGTCATCCTCGGATCAGGCGCAGCCGAAGACTTATGGAAAAAAAGGAAAAAGAAAAGGGAAGTGGAGGCCTAG
- a CDS encoding putative holin-like toxin, protein MMVTYEAMNMLFQAFIAFATKATAIIGMIVLLTNKKK, encoded by the coding sequence ATGATGGTAACTTACGAGGCAATGAACATGCTATTTCAAGCTTTTATAGCATTTGCAACAAAAGCAACAGCTATTATTGGCATGATTGTGCTCCTTACCAACAAAAAGAAGTAA